One uncultured Tolumonas sp. genomic window carries:
- a CDS encoding alpha-glucosidase produces MSKQVTQRWWKEAVAYQIYPRSFMDSNGDGIGDLNGITSKLDYLKNLGIDVIWICPMYKSPNDDNGYDISDYQDIMDEFGTMADFDRLLSEVHSRGMRLILDLVVNHTSDDHPWFLESRSSKDNPKRDWYIWRDGKDGKEPNNWESIFKGSAWKKDELTDQYFMHLFSSRQPDLNWDNMDVRKAVYDMMHWWLNKGIDGFRIDAISHMKKEDGLTDMPNPDGLEYVPSFDKHLNADGVLDYLDDMCKNTFAHYDIMTVGEANGVSALQSDEWVAERHNRLNMIFQFEHVKLWEGDPTSPLNLCELKKIFTRWQEELHGKGWNALYVENHDIPRVISKWGNTDRYWRESATAIAAMYFLMQGTPFIYQGQEIGMTNTKFSSIEDFDDVWSKNRYHSMKKEGMTDEAILGWLSLTSRDNARTPMQWNATANAGFSTTKPWLKVNPNYITINVQQQEAQPDSVLNFYRQMIRLRKAESALVYGNYELLMADDPQIYAYTRTLNSQKVVIICNMSDHEALYHHEEFKLYHDHLWLNNYAVFPHTAVNRLLLQPYEIRVYWVS; encoded by the coding sequence ATGAGCAAACAAGTTACGCAACGCTGGTGGAAAGAAGCTGTTGCTTATCAGATCTACCCGCGCAGTTTTATGGATTCCAACGGCGATGGCATCGGTGATCTGAATGGCATCACCAGCAAGCTGGATTACCTGAAAAACCTAGGCATTGATGTCATCTGGATTTGTCCGATGTACAAATCACCGAACGATGATAATGGTTACGATATCAGCGACTATCAGGACATCATGGATGAATTCGGCACCATGGCCGACTTTGATCGCCTGCTCAGTGAAGTACATAGCCGTGGCATGCGCTTGATCCTTGATTTGGTGGTAAACCACACCAGTGATGATCACCCCTGGTTTCTGGAGTCTCGCTCCTCGAAAGATAATCCCAAACGCGATTGGTATATCTGGCGTGATGGAAAAGATGGCAAAGAACCGAATAACTGGGAAAGCATCTTTAAAGGTTCAGCCTGGAAAAAAGATGAATTAACTGATCAATATTTCATGCATTTGTTCTCCAGCCGCCAGCCCGATCTGAACTGGGACAACATGGATGTGCGTAAAGCCGTGTATGACATGATGCATTGGTGGCTGAACAAAGGCATTGATGGTTTCCGTATTGATGCCATCAGCCATATGAAAAAAGAAGATGGCCTGACCGATATGCCCAACCCGGATGGTCTGGAATATGTGCCCTCTTTCGATAAACATCTCAATGCGGATGGTGTACTCGATTATCTCGACGATATGTGCAAAAACACCTTCGCACATTACGACATCATGACCGTGGGTGAAGCGAACGGTGTCTCAGCACTCCAATCGGATGAATGGGTTGCGGAACGTCACAATCGCTTAAATATGATATTCCAGTTTGAACATGTGAAATTATGGGAAGGCGATCCAACCAGCCCGCTAAACCTGTGTGAACTGAAGAAAATCTTCACCCGCTGGCAAGAAGAATTACACGGGAAAGGCTGGAATGCGCTGTATGTCGAGAACCACGACATTCCACGCGTTATCTCTAAATGGGGTAATACCGATCGCTACTGGCGGGAAAGTGCAACAGCGATAGCGGCCATGTATTTCCTGATGCAAGGTACCCCTTTTATTTATCAGGGGCAAGAAATCGGGATGACGAATACCAAATTCTCATCCATTGAAGATTTTGATGATGTCTGGTCAAAAAACCGTTATCACAGCATGAAAAAAGAAGGCATGACCGATGAAGCCATTTTGGGCTGGTTATCGCTGACCTCTCGCGATAACGCACGTACCCCGATGCAGTGGAATGCCACCGCCAATGCCGGTTTCAGCACAACAAAACCATGGCTGAAAGTAAACCCTAACTACATCACGATCAACGTGCAGCAACAGGAAGCCCAGCCAGATTCAGTGCTTAATTTTTATCGCCAGATGATCCGTCTGCGTAAAGCAGAATCCGCGCTGGTATACGGTAACTATGAGCTATTAATGGCCGATGATCCGCAAATCTATGCATATACACGGACATTGAATTCGCAGAAAGTGGTTATCATCTGCAACATGAGTGATCACGAAGCGCTATATCATCATGAGGAATTTAAGCTCTATCATGATCATCTGTGGCTGAATAACTACGCAGTGTTCCCGCACACCGCCGTAAATCGCTTGTTATTACAACCTTACGAAATCCGGGTTTATTGGGTAAGTTAA